A part of Micromonospora chersina genomic DNA contains:
- a CDS encoding DUF4235 domain-containing protein, whose protein sequence is MGRAAYKPAGVLMGLAAGTVAGVIFRQVWKMTAGDGEAPSATDEDRGWGEILAAAALQGAIFAVVRAAVDRGGAVGVRRLTGHWPD, encoded by the coding sequence ATCGGACGGGCGGCCTACAAGCCGGCCGGCGTGCTGATGGGTCTGGCCGCCGGTACGGTCGCCGGGGTCATCTTCCGGCAGGTCTGGAAGATGACGGCGGGCGACGGCGAGGCGCCCAGCGCCACCGACGAGGACCGCGGCTGGGGCGAGATCCTGGCCGCCGCGGCGTTGCAGGGCGCGATCTTCGCGGTCGTCCGGGCCGCCGTGGACCGTGGCGGGGCGGTCGGCGTACGCCGGCTCACCGGCCACTGGCCCGACTGA
- a CDS encoding TIGR03557 family F420-dependent LLM class oxidoreductase, with protein sequence MRIGYFLSSEEYTPAELLEQARGAERAGFEALWISDHYHPWVDAQGQSAFVWSTIGALSQVCRLPVTTAVTCPTVRIHPAVIAQAAATSAVLHEGRFVLGVGTGEALNEHIFGDAWPQADVRLEMLEEAVEVIRALWTGDFVNHHGKHYTVEHARIYTRPDTPPPIYVSGFGPKSIELAARIGDGYVSTMPDADMVRRFRDSGGGDKPCQAGFKAAYADSEDEGVRIAYERWPNAGVPGELSQVLPSPRHFEQAAQLVQPEMMKESFVCGRDADAHLEMIDKYAKAGFDEIYVANTGPHWQGLFDLYEREVLPRLR encoded by the coding sequence ATGAGGATCGGCTACTTCCTGTCCAGCGAGGAGTACACCCCGGCGGAGCTGCTGGAGCAGGCGCGCGGCGCCGAGCGGGCCGGCTTCGAGGCACTGTGGATCTCCGACCACTACCACCCCTGGGTCGACGCGCAGGGCCAGAGCGCCTTCGTCTGGTCGACGATCGGGGCGCTCAGCCAGGTCTGCCGGCTGCCGGTGACCACCGCGGTCACCTGCCCGACCGTGCGCATCCACCCCGCCGTGATCGCGCAGGCCGCGGCCACCAGCGCCGTGCTGCACGAGGGGCGCTTCGTGCTCGGGGTGGGCACCGGCGAGGCACTGAACGAGCACATCTTCGGCGACGCGTGGCCGCAGGCCGACGTCCGGCTGGAGATGCTGGAGGAGGCGGTCGAGGTGATCCGGGCCCTGTGGACCGGCGACTTCGTCAACCACCACGGCAAGCACTACACGGTGGAGCACGCCCGGATCTACACCCGCCCCGACACTCCCCCGCCGATCTACGTCTCCGGCTTCGGTCCGAAGTCGATCGAGCTGGCCGCCCGGATCGGTGACGGCTACGTGAGCACCATGCCCGACGCCGACATGGTCCGCCGGTTCCGCGACTCCGGCGGCGGCGACAAGCCCTGCCAGGCCGGCTTCAAGGCCGCGTACGCCGACAGCGAGGACGAGGGCGTGCGGATCGCGTACGAGCGGTGGCCCAACGCCGGCGTGCCGGGCGAGCTGTCCCAGGTGCTCCCGTCGCCGCGCCACTTCGAGCAGGCCGCGCAGCTGGTCCAGCCGGAGATGATGAAGGAGTCGTTCGTCTGCGGCCGCGATGCCGACGCCCACCTGGAGATGATCGACAAGTACGCGAAGGCCGGCTTCGACGAGATCTACGTGGCCAACACCGGCCCGCACTGGCAGGGCCTGTTCGACCTCTACGAGCGCGAGGTGCTGCCCCGGCTGCGCTGA
- a CDS encoding DUF3618 domain-containing protein, whose translation MTGNGTGDVAALREEIRRTRVELGETMELLAARADVKTLVRHSADQAKARLRQQAALTVARVRGQAAEKARLVRAQAYEKGGAVGRNPVPWAAVAAGAVVTAVALLIVRGRRR comes from the coding sequence ATGACCGGCAACGGGACCGGGGACGTGGCGGCGCTCCGGGAGGAGATCCGTCGGACCCGGGTGGAGCTGGGTGAGACCATGGAACTGCTCGCCGCGCGGGCCGACGTCAAGACCCTGGTCCGGCACTCCGCCGACCAGGCGAAGGCGCGGCTGCGGCAGCAGGCGGCGCTGACCGTGGCCCGGGTGCGCGGGCAGGCGGCGGAGAAGGCCCGGCTGGTCCGGGCGCAGGCGTACGAGAAGGGTGGGGCGGTCGGGCGCAACCCGGTGCCGTGGGCGGCCGTGGCCGCGGGCGCCGTGGTCACCGCGGTGGCGCTGCTGATCGTCCGAGGGAGGCGCAGGTGA
- a CDS encoding GNAT family N-acetyltransferase, whose amino-acid sequence MSFLVEENPAKHRFEILVDDALAGFTAYVPRGEVLVFTHTEVDDRFQNMGVGSALIRGTLDQIRERGDRIAVQCPFMRAFIERHPDYADLVIPEP is encoded by the coding sequence GTGAGCTTCCTGGTCGAGGAGAACCCCGCGAAGCACCGCTTCGAGATCCTGGTCGACGACGCGCTGGCCGGGTTCACCGCGTACGTGCCGCGCGGGGAGGTGCTGGTCTTCACGCACACCGAGGTGGACGACCGATTCCAGAACATGGGGGTGGGCTCGGCGCTGATCCGGGGCACGCTCGACCAGATCCGCGAGCGCGGGGACCGGATCGCGGTGCAGTGCCCGTTCATGCGCGCGTTCATCGAGCGCCACCCCGACTACGCCGACCTGGTGATCCCCGAGCCCTGA
- a CDS encoding glycoside hydrolase family 3 protein, with protein sequence MSERIVGATGDLAALAAAVLQPGFVGTTPPPWVCRWLGEGLGSVVLFARNVVDHEQVAELTANLRAERPDVIVAIDEEAGDVTRIESARGSSRPGNFALGAVDDPALTEEVARDLGAELAAVGVTLNYAPDADVNSNPANPVIGVRSFGADPALVARHTAAWVRGLQAGGVAACAKHFPGHGDTRVDSHHDLPRIGGDRARLDAVELAPFRAAVTAGAQAVMTGHLLVPALDPELPATLSPRILGRLLREELGFGGVVVTDAVEMRAVADRFGFAGAAVRALAAGADAICVGGERATEADARELRDAIVAAVVAGDLPEERLAEAAKRVGQLAAWTVAARAGRSGARPGDAGSAIGLAAARRALRVVATTGGLLPLAGPAHVVEFAPPRNIAIGEETPWGIAAPLAALTPGTTTARYAREEVPADPCAGTAGRPLVLVVRDLHRHDWMRDAVSRALATRPDAVVVELGVPELVTGAVHVATHGATRAAAVAAAELLAGAR encoded by the coding sequence ATGAGCGAGCGGATCGTGGGAGCGACCGGAGACCTGGCGGCCCTGGCCGCCGCCGTCCTGCAACCCGGGTTCGTCGGCACCACACCGCCGCCGTGGGTCTGCCGCTGGCTCGGCGAGGGTCTCGGGTCGGTGGTTCTCTTCGCCCGCAACGTCGTCGACCACGAGCAGGTCGCCGAGCTGACCGCGAACCTGCGCGCCGAGCGGCCCGACGTGATCGTGGCCATCGACGAGGAGGCCGGCGACGTCACCCGGATCGAGTCGGCCCGGGGCAGCTCGCGGCCCGGCAACTTCGCGCTCGGCGCGGTCGACGACCCGGCGCTTACCGAGGAGGTGGCCCGGGACCTGGGCGCCGAGCTGGCCGCGGTGGGCGTGACGCTGAACTACGCCCCGGACGCCGACGTCAACTCGAACCCGGCGAACCCGGTGATCGGGGTCCGCTCGTTCGGGGCCGACCCGGCCCTGGTCGCCCGCCACACCGCCGCCTGGGTCCGCGGCCTCCAGGCCGGCGGCGTCGCCGCCTGCGCCAAGCACTTCCCCGGGCACGGCGACACCCGGGTCGACTCCCACCACGACCTGCCCCGCATCGGGGGCGACCGGGCCCGCCTGGACGCCGTCGAGCTGGCCCCGTTCCGGGCCGCCGTGACGGCCGGGGCGCAGGCGGTGATGACCGGGCACCTGCTGGTGCCGGCGCTGGACCCGGAGCTGCCGGCCACGCTCAGCCCGCGCATCCTGGGCCGCCTGCTCCGCGAGGAGCTGGGCTTCGGCGGCGTGGTGGTGACCGACGCGGTGGAGATGCGCGCCGTCGCCGACCGGTTCGGCTTCGCCGGCGCGGCCGTCCGCGCGCTCGCCGCCGGTGCGGACGCGATCTGCGTGGGCGGGGAGCGGGCCACCGAGGCCGACGCCCGCGAGCTGCGGGACGCCATCGTGGCCGCGGTGGTCGCCGGGGACCTGCCGGAGGAGCGGCTGGCCGAGGCGGCGAAGCGGGTCGGGCAGCTGGCGGCCTGGACGGTCGCCGCCCGGGCCGGCCGGTCCGGCGCCCGGCCCGGCGACGCCGGCTCCGCGATCGGGCTGGCCGCCGCCCGCCGGGCGCTGCGGGTGGTGGCCACCACGGGCGGGCTGCTGCCGCTGGCCGGCCCGGCGCACGTGGTGGAGTTCGCCCCGCCGCGCAACATCGCCATCGGCGAGGAGACCCCGTGGGGGATCGCCGCGCCCCTGGCCGCCCTGACGCCCGGCACCACGACCGCCCGGTACGCCCGGGAGGAGGTCCCCGCCGACCCGTGCGCCGGCACGGCCGGCCGACCGCTGGTGCTGGTGGTGCGGGACCTGCACCGGCACGACTGGATGCGGGACGCGGTCTCCCGCGCCCTGGCCACCCGCCCCGACGCGGTGGTGGTCGAGCTGGGCGTGCCCGAGCTGGTCACCGGCGCCGTGCACGTGGCCACGCACGGGGCGACCCGGGCCGCCGCCGTCGCCGCCGCCGAACTGCTCGCCGGCGCCCGCTGA
- a CDS encoding DUF1206 domain-containing protein produces the protein MSLTRNAGATAAQAANSRWLELLTRAGFIGYGIVHLLFAWLALQIAFGKSGEEGNQNGALRTLGAQPMGKFLLVAIAVGLFAMAIWQAFEAVIGHRYLRGKEKLFERIASVVRVIVFVWLGWTAIKVVQDASANAANQQQQFSEKLMASDGGRWLVGLAGLVLAAVGIGMVIYGLKKKFERNLKTGEMSPKTHTLTRRLGMAGYAARGAVFALAGLLIVVAAVKYDPEKARGLDAALRTLRDQSYGPILLALMALGIAAFGVYCFLQSRYRRV, from the coding sequence ATGTCTCTCACCCGGAACGCCGGAGCCACCGCCGCCCAGGCCGCGAACAGCAGGTGGCTCGAACTGTTGACCCGGGCCGGTTTCATCGGCTACGGGATCGTGCACCTCCTCTTCGCCTGGCTGGCCCTCCAGATCGCCTTCGGCAAGTCGGGGGAGGAGGGCAACCAGAACGGCGCCCTGCGCACCCTCGGCGCCCAGCCGATGGGCAAGTTCCTGCTGGTCGCCATCGCCGTGGGGCTCTTCGCCATGGCCATCTGGCAGGCGTTCGAGGCGGTCATCGGCCACCGCTACCTGCGGGGCAAGGAGAAGCTCTTCGAGCGGATCGCCTCCGTCGTGCGCGTGATCGTCTTTGTCTGGCTGGGCTGGACCGCCATCAAGGTCGTCCAGGACGCCAGCGCCAACGCCGCCAACCAGCAGCAGCAGTTCTCCGAGAAGCTGATGGCCTCCGACGGTGGCCGGTGGCTGGTGGGGCTCGCCGGGCTGGTGCTCGCCGCCGTCGGCATCGGCATGGTGATCTACGGGCTCAAGAAGAAGTTCGAGCGCAACCTCAAGACCGGCGAGATGAGCCCGAAGACGCACACCCTGACCCGCCGCCTCGGCATGGCCGGGTACGCGGCCCGGGGCGCGGTCTTCGCCCTCGCCGGCCTGCTCATCGTCGTGGCCGCCGTGAAGTACGACCCGGAGAAGGCCCGCGGCCTGGACGCCGCGCTGCGGACCCTCCGCGACCAGTCGTACGGGCCGATCCTGCTGGCGCTCATGGCGCTCGGCATCGCGGCCTTCGGCGTCTACTGCTTCCTCCAGTCGCGCTATCGCCGGGTGTGA
- a CDS encoding phage holin family protein, whose amino-acid sequence MADVASRSTSRTGNEPSTAELVQRATEQVTRLVRDELALARAELTQKGKHAGIGIGLFGGGGVMALYGAGALVATVILLLDLVMPAWLAALIVAVALFLLAGILALVGKKQVSRAVPPVPEATVRSVRADVDTVTAAVKDGRRG is encoded by the coding sequence ATGGCTGACGTCGCGAGTCGCAGCACGTCCCGGACCGGGAACGAGCCGTCCACCGCGGAACTGGTGCAGCGGGCCACCGAACAGGTCACCCGCCTGGTGCGGGACGAGTTGGCGCTGGCCCGGGCGGAACTGACCCAGAAGGGCAAGCACGCGGGGATCGGGATCGGTCTGTTCGGCGGCGGCGGGGTGATGGCGCTCTACGGCGCCGGCGCGCTTGTCGCCACGGTGATCCTGCTGCTGGACCTGGTCATGCCGGCCTGGCTGGCGGCGCTGATCGTGGCGGTGGCGCTGTTCCTGCTCGCCGGGATCCTGGCGCTCGTCGGCAAGAAGCAGGTCAGCCGTGCCGTCCCGCCGGTGCCGGAGGCGACGGTCCGCAGCGTCCGGGCGGACGTCGACACCGTCACCGCCGCGGTGAAGGACGGGAGGCGGGGATGA
- a CDS encoding class I SAM-dependent methyltransferase, with the protein MRTIPNDQQERAWNGYEGRHWADHQRRYDAINSGFNEALLAAVRPGDRVLDVGCGTGQLTRLAARRSGAGTALGVDLSAPMLERARASAAAEAVGNVDFVRADAQVHPFPPAAFDVALSRFGVMFFADPVTAFANLGRALRPGGRLAFVCLDDIRRGDLGAALAPLAAHLPPTGSDGTAVGEPLSLADPAVVRAVLTDAGFVDVECVPRQEPGTWGRDAADAAAFLAGWGPVRHRLAPLDPAVGDRVRAALAEAVRPYEGPDGVRLRTAAWLVTARRPG; encoded by the coding sequence GTGCGGACCATCCCGAACGACCAGCAGGAGCGGGCCTGGAACGGTTACGAGGGCCGGCACTGGGCCGACCACCAGCGGCGGTACGACGCCATCAACAGCGGCTTCAACGAGGCGCTGCTCGCCGCGGTCCGGCCCGGCGACCGGGTGCTCGACGTCGGCTGCGGCACCGGCCAGCTCACCCGGCTGGCCGCCCGCCGCTCCGGCGCCGGCACGGCGCTCGGGGTGGACCTCTCCGCGCCGATGCTGGAGCGGGCCCGGGCCTCGGCCGCCGCCGAGGCGGTCGGCAACGTGGACTTCGTGCGGGCCGACGCCCAGGTTCACCCCTTCCCGCCGGCGGCCTTCGACGTCGCGCTGAGCCGGTTCGGCGTGATGTTCTTCGCCGACCCGGTCACCGCGTTCGCCAACCTCGGCCGGGCGCTGCGCCCCGGCGGGCGGCTCGCCTTCGTCTGCCTCGACGACATCCGCCGGGGAGACCTCGGCGCGGCGCTCGCCCCGCTCGCCGCGCACCTGCCGCCCACCGGCAGCGACGGCACGGCCGTCGGCGAGCCGCTCTCCCTCGCCGACCCCGCGGTGGTGCGGGCCGTGCTCACCGACGCCGGTTTCGTCGACGTGGAGTGCGTGCCCCGGCAGGAGCCGGGCACCTGGGGGCGGGACGCCGCCGACGCCGCCGCGTTCCTGGCCGGCTGGGGGCCGGTCCGGCACCGGCTCGCACCGCTCGACCCGGCGGTCGGCGACCGGGTGCGGGCCGCCCTGGCCGAGGCGGTGCGGCCGTACGAGGGGCCGGACGGCGTCCGGCTGCGCACCGCGGCCTGGCTGGTGACCGCGCGCCGGCCCGGGTGA
- a CDS encoding mechanosensitive ion channel family protein, translating into MQTYLVTAAAALAAAAVALLLVEVVHRVTRRLGRRSLLMTELTDHSHRAFQVAATVLAVQLAVRFTTLYAVGSPWRQVLLHALVLALIAAAAWLVASLLVVAEDTALARFRVDVPNNRHARRVRTQVVLLRRLTIAVIVVLALGVMLMTFPAVRGIGAGVLTSAGVVGVVAALAAQSLLGNVFAGLQLAFSDAVRLDDVVVVEGEWGRIEELTLSYVVVQIWDDRRLILPTSYFTSTPFQNWTRTEAAVLGTAEFDLDWAIPVQAMREELRRLCEGTELWDGRVCVLQVTDATGGLVKVRALVSAADAGSLWDLRCLVREHLVAWVRDQRPTALPRLRAEVGDTAGTPPWQAVQPRRPVRRQPDTEVPDDARVFGGSDDGEARSEAFVGREEHAEARR; encoded by the coding sequence GTGCAGACCTACCTCGTGACCGCCGCCGCCGCGCTCGCCGCGGCGGCGGTCGCGTTGTTGCTGGTCGAGGTGGTGCACCGGGTCACCCGCCGGCTCGGCCGGCGCTCGCTGCTCATGACCGAGCTGACCGACCACTCGCACCGCGCGTTCCAGGTGGCGGCGACCGTGCTCGCCGTGCAGCTCGCGGTCCGGTTCACCACCCTGTACGCGGTGGGCAGCCCCTGGCGGCAGGTGCTCCTGCACGCCCTGGTGCTCGCCCTGATCGCCGCCGCCGCCTGGCTGGTGGCCTCGCTGCTGGTGGTGGCGGAGGACACCGCCCTGGCCCGGTTCCGGGTCGACGTGCCGAACAACCGGCACGCCCGGCGGGTGCGTACCCAGGTGGTGCTGCTGCGCCGGCTGACCATCGCGGTGATCGTGGTGCTCGCCCTCGGCGTGATGCTGATGACCTTCCCCGCCGTCCGCGGCATCGGCGCCGGCGTGCTGACCAGCGCCGGTGTCGTCGGTGTGGTCGCCGCGCTGGCCGCGCAGAGCCTGCTGGGCAACGTGTTCGCCGGCCTCCAGCTCGCGTTCAGCGACGCGGTACGCCTCGACGACGTGGTGGTGGTCGAGGGGGAGTGGGGCCGGATCGAGGAGCTGACGCTCAGCTACGTGGTGGTGCAGATCTGGGACGACCGCCGGCTGATCCTGCCCACCTCCTACTTCACCAGCACCCCCTTCCAGAACTGGACCCGGACCGAGGCGGCCGTGCTCGGCACCGCCGAGTTCGACCTGGACTGGGCCATCCCCGTGCAGGCCATGCGGGAGGAACTGCGCCGGCTGTGCGAGGGCACCGAGCTCTGGGACGGCCGGGTCTGCGTGCTCCAGGTGACCGACGCGACCGGCGGCCTGGTCAAGGTCCGGGCCCTGGTCAGCGCCGCCGACGCCGGTAGCCTGTGGGACCTGCGCTGCCTGGTCCGCGAGCACCTGGTGGCCTGGGTGCGCGACCAGCGCCCCACCGCCCTGCCCCGGCTGCGCGCCGAGGTGGGCGACACCGCCGGTACGCCGCCCTGGCAGGCGGTGCAGCCCCGCCGGCCGGTCCGCCGGCAGCCGGACACCGAGGTCCCCGACGACGCGCGGGTCTTCGGCGGCAGCGACGACGGCGAGGCCCGCAGCGAGGCGTTCGTCGGGCGCGAGGAGCACGCCGAAGCGCGCCGCTGA
- a CDS encoding RecQ family ATP-dependent DNA helicase yields the protein MRLTTHSTTLRRAAKSLFGWTALRPNQLAAMRAVMKRRDALVVLPTGAGKSAIYQIPASLIPGPTVVISPLLALQQDQIAALNERQRPELRAVRISSDETAAQQAEAIEEIRAGRAEFLFITPEALSNPDRLAEVRGLKPALVAIDEAHCISAWGHDFRPDYLALGHLIEGIGRPPVVALTATASPPVRDDIIARLRLREPEVVVSGLDRPNLFLEVAHCPTDDYRWRRLVALLRDDERPGIIYVPTRRAAEELAQRLTDAGFPAEYYHGGMPTGARNDLHEAFLADQVPIMVATSAFGMGIDKPNIAWVVHMALPDSPDSYFQEIGRAGRDGAPARVLLLWRAEDVGLQRYFSGGLPDEKELAELAALLRKQARTKKELRELTGLGPRKLGQYVSLLEQVGAAEPRARQRIAAPRYAPAAAESGRAALAEAERQQTVTRSRTDMMRAFAETTGCRGQALLAYFGEQMSVVCGHCDNCHAGTSVAGDGAVGPFPVHSQVRHPEWGAGLVLSYEEDKMTVLFDEVGYKTLSVRVVSEQGLLELD from the coding sequence ATGAGACTGACCACGCACTCCACGACGCTGCGCCGCGCGGCCAAGAGCCTCTTCGGCTGGACCGCCCTCCGGCCCAACCAGCTGGCCGCCATGCGCGCGGTCATGAAGCGCCGCGACGCCCTGGTGGTGCTCCCCACCGGCGCCGGCAAGTCGGCGATCTACCAGATCCCGGCCAGCCTGATTCCCGGCCCCACGGTGGTCATCTCCCCGCTGCTCGCCCTCCAGCAGGACCAGATCGCCGCGCTCAACGAGCGGCAGCGCCCCGAGCTGCGGGCGGTACGGATCAGCTCCGACGAGACCGCGGCCCAGCAGGCCGAGGCGATCGAGGAGATCCGGGCGGGGCGTGCCGAGTTCCTGTTCATCACCCCGGAGGCGCTGAGCAACCCGGACCGGCTCGCCGAGGTCCGCGGGCTCAAGCCGGCGCTGGTCGCGATCGACGAGGCGCACTGCATCTCCGCCTGGGGGCACGACTTCCGCCCGGACTACCTGGCGCTCGGGCACCTCATCGAGGGCATCGGCCGGCCGCCGGTCGTGGCGCTGACCGCCACCGCCTCCCCGCCGGTCCGCGACGACATCATCGCCCGGCTGCGACTGCGCGAACCCGAGGTGGTGGTGTCCGGGCTGGACCGCCCCAACCTCTTCCTCGAGGTGGCGCACTGCCCCACCGACGACTACCGGTGGCGGCGACTGGTCGCGCTGCTGCGCGACGACGAGCGGCCCGGCATCATCTACGTGCCGACCCGGCGGGCGGCCGAGGAACTGGCCCAGCGGCTCACCGACGCGGGCTTCCCGGCGGAGTACTACCACGGCGGGATGCCGACGGGCGCCCGCAACGACCTGCACGAGGCATTCCTCGCCGACCAGGTGCCGATCATGGTGGCCACCTCGGCGTTCGGCATGGGCATCGACAAGCCGAACATCGCCTGGGTGGTGCACATGGCACTGCCCGACTCGCCGGACAGCTACTTCCAGGAGATCGGCCGGGCCGGCCGGGACGGCGCGCCCGCCCGGGTGCTGCTGCTCTGGCGCGCCGAGGACGTCGGTCTCCAGCGCTACTTCAGCGGCGGCCTGCCCGACGAGAAGGAACTGGCCGAACTCGCCGCGCTGCTGCGTAAGCAGGCCCGGACCAAGAAGGAACTGCGCGAGCTGACCGGGCTCGGGCCGCGCAAGCTCGGCCAGTACGTCTCGCTGCTGGAGCAGGTCGGCGCCGCCGAGCCGCGCGCACGGCAGCGGATCGCCGCCCCCCGGTACGCCCCGGCGGCCGCCGAGTCCGGCCGGGCCGCGCTCGCCGAGGCGGAGCGGCAGCAGACCGTGACGCGGTCGCGCACCGACATGATGCGCGCCTTCGCGGAGACCACCGGTTGCCGGGGGCAGGCCCTGCTGGCCTACTTCGGTGAGCAGATGAGCGTGGTCTGCGGGCACTGCGACAACTGCCACGCCGGCACCAGCGTCGCCGGTGACGGCGCCGTCGGCCCGTTCCCGGTGCACAGCCAGGTGCGGCACCCGGAGTGGGGCGCCGGCCTGGTGCTCAGCTACGAGGAGGACAAGATGACGGTCCTCTTCGACGAGGTGGGCTACAAGACGCTGTCCGTCCGCGTGGTGTCCGAACAGGGCCTGCTGGAGCTGGACTAG
- a CDS encoding TetR/AcrR family transcriptional regulator, which translates to MAPRRAAALRGGEQSLREHLIAAAGRLVARRGVAGLTVRDIAREAGVADGVLYNHFADKEELLAAALHAHVRSVEAAREGAAPRPGEATVEANLRAYLDRALALHAAILPAFAGLTTQPKLLARLGELPAPLGGGHGLRGELAEYVRAEQRLGRVAPAVRPDAVATLVVGVCHDLVLGGLLDPAGPPPQPAPDLVDALVATLLHGVLPDRGGAQRSRGSTSRS; encoded by the coding sequence ATGGCACCCAGAAGAGCAGCCGCGCTGCGGGGCGGCGAGCAGAGCCTGCGCGAGCACCTGATCGCCGCCGCCGGGCGGCTGGTGGCCCGGCGCGGCGTGGCCGGGCTGACCGTCCGCGACATCGCGCGCGAGGCCGGCGTCGCCGACGGGGTGCTCTACAACCACTTCGCCGACAAGGAGGAGCTGCTCGCGGCGGCGCTGCACGCGCACGTGCGGTCGGTCGAGGCGGCGCGGGAGGGTGCGGCCCCGCGCCCGGGCGAGGCGACCGTCGAGGCGAACCTGCGGGCGTACCTGGACCGGGCGCTGGCGCTGCACGCCGCGATCCTGCCGGCGTTCGCCGGGCTGACCACCCAGCCGAAGCTGCTGGCCCGCCTCGGCGAGCTGCCCGCCCCGCTCGGCGGCGGCCACGGGCTGCGCGGGGAGCTGGCCGAATACGTGCGCGCGGAGCAGCGGCTCGGCCGGGTCGCCCCGGCGGTCCGCCCGGACGCGGTGGCCACGCTTGTCGTCGGGGTCTGCCACGACCTGGTCCTCGGCGGGCTGCTCGACCCGGCCGGCCCACCGCCGCAGCCCGCCCCGGACCTGGTGGACGCCCTGGTCGCCACGCTGCTGCACGGCGTCCTGCCGGACCGGGGCGGGGCTCAGCGCAGCCGGGGCAGCACCTCGCGCTCGTAG
- a CDS encoding cold-shock protein, with product MAQGTVKWFNADKGFGFITVDGGGADVFVHFSAIQTSGYRTLEENQRVEFEIAQGQKGPQAEQVRPI from the coding sequence ATGGCGCAGGGAACCGTGAAGTGGTTCAACGCTGACAAGGGCTTCGGCTTCATCACCGTCGACGGCGGGGGTGCTGACGTGTTCGTCCACTTCTCGGCCATCCAGACCAGCGGCTACCGCACGCTGGAGGAGAACCAGCGGGTGGAGTTCGAGATCGCCCAGGGTCAGAAGGGTCCGCAGGCCGAGCAGGTCCGCCCCATCTGA
- a CDS encoding cysteine desulfurase-like protein, whose amino-acid sequence MPFDIARTRAAYPALTEGFAHFDGAGGTQTARPVIEAVSAAMTAATGNRSTAFVPGRRSLDLVAGARAAVADLLGAEAGGVVLGPSATALTYTLARTLGAGWGPGDEVVVSRLDHDANVRPWVQAAEAVGATVRWAEFDPATGELPAGQYADLVTERTRLVAVTAGSNAVGTAPDVAAIAKTAHAAGALVCVDGVHAVPHGPTDLASLGADFLVTSAYKWSGPHLAAMAADPARWASLRPAKLLPSSDAVPDRFEYGTPSFPLLAGVTAAVDHLATLDPTATGSRRDRVRAGLAAAQAHEEAVFERLLAGLAARPFVTVYGSPARRCPTVSFRVAGSAPAETAAALGAAGVCLSSGDYYAYEYFHAMGLRDSGGAVRASVYHYNTVEEVDRLLAELDRLAAAGERMAR is encoded by the coding sequence ATGCCCTTCGACATCGCCCGCACCCGGGCCGCCTACCCCGCCCTGACCGAGGGCTTCGCCCACTTCGACGGCGCCGGCGGCACCCAGACCGCCCGGCCCGTGATCGAGGCCGTCAGCGCCGCGATGACCGCCGCCACCGGCAACCGGAGCACCGCGTTCGTGCCTGGCCGGCGGTCGCTGGACCTGGTCGCGGGGGCTCGCGCCGCGGTGGCCGACCTGCTCGGCGCGGAGGCCGGCGGGGTGGTGCTCGGGCCGAGCGCCACGGCGCTGACGTACACCCTGGCCCGCACGCTCGGCGCGGGCTGGGGGCCGGGCGACGAGGTGGTGGTCTCCCGGCTGGACCACGACGCCAACGTCCGGCCGTGGGTGCAGGCGGCCGAGGCCGTCGGGGCGACGGTGCGGTGGGCCGAGTTCGACCCGGCGACCGGTGAGCTGCCCGCCGGCCAGTACGCCGACCTGGTCACCGAGCGCACCCGGCTGGTCGCGGTGACCGCCGGCAGCAACGCCGTCGGCACCGCGCCGGACGTGGCGGCGATCGCCAAGACCGCGCACGCGGCCGGCGCGCTGGTCTGCGTGGACGGGGTCCACGCCGTGCCGCACGGCCCCACCGACCTGGCCTCGCTCGGCGCGGACTTCCTGGTGACGAGCGCGTACAAGTGGTCCGGGCCGCACCTCGCCGCGATGGCCGCCGACCCGGCCCGGTGGGCGTCGCTGCGCCCGGCGAAGCTGCTCCCGTCCTCCGACGCGGTCCCGGACCGGTTCGAGTACGGCACCCCGAGCTTCCCGCTGCTGGCCGGGGTGACCGCGGCGGTGGACCACCTGGCCACCCTCGACCCGACCGCGACCGGCAGCCGGCGGGACCGGGTCCGGGCCGGGCTGGCCGCCGCCCAGGCGCACGAGGAGGCCGTCTTCGAGCGGCTGCTCGCCGGGCTGGCCGCCCGCCCGTTCGTCACCGTGTACGGGTCGCCGGCCCGGCGCTGCCCCACGGTGTCGTTCCGGGTGGCCGGGTCGGCCCCGGCGGAGACCGCCGCGGCGCTGGGCGCGGCCGGTGTCTGCCTCTCCTCCGGCGACTACTACGCCTACGAGTACTTCCACGCGATGGGCCTGCGGGACAGCGGCGGCGCGGTCCGGGCCAGCGTCTACCACTACAACACCGTCGAGGAGGTGGACCGCTTGCTGGCCGAACTCGACCGGCTGGCGGCCGCCGGGGAGAGAATGGCCCGGTGA